A genomic region of Gemmata massiliana contains the following coding sequences:
- a CDS encoding acyl-CoA dehydrogenase family protein: MAFDPVKLAEDTEAFCQEVRPAEELAYAERKFNDQVVPLAKKYNLLGMNVHPEYGGRGADAVNYFKALARIGREGTTVRTFFSGHLSIGAYPIQTWGSERLKQKYLPAASRGDKVLAFGLTEPDAGSNPREMTTTYTKKGDGYVLNGVKYLISNGGIAHAVIAFGYPEGEVGTGRISAFVVDTDAKGFEAESFAVNAKMGMPTSNTAMFEMHDVAVPAENLLGTEGDGFRIALGTLVSGRLSVAAGCLGVIEDCLAEAIEYSKMRKQHGKEIARHQLVQDHIAHIEMDRVASESMVLRAAEMKDRSAAEPGDKELLRQADLLAAQAKFFTTNAAWDAADRAVQVFGGRGWSTLYRPGRHLTDVRVCRIYEGTDEILKLKIAASVLGKEWEAFK, from the coding sequence ATGGCGTTCGATCCCGTCAAGTTGGCCGAAGACACCGAAGCGTTCTGCCAAGAAGTGCGCCCGGCCGAGGAACTGGCTTACGCGGAGCGCAAGTTCAACGACCAAGTCGTGCCGCTCGCGAAGAAGTACAACCTGCTCGGTATGAACGTCCATCCCGAATACGGCGGGCGCGGCGCGGACGCCGTGAACTACTTCAAGGCGCTCGCGCGCATCGGGCGCGAGGGAACCACCGTCCGGACGTTCTTTTCGGGGCACCTCAGCATCGGCGCGTACCCGATCCAGACATGGGGCAGCGAGCGGCTCAAGCAAAAATACCTCCCTGCGGCTTCGCGCGGGGACAAAGTTCTCGCGTTCGGACTCACCGAACCGGACGCCGGGAGCAATCCCCGCGAGATGACCACGACCTACACCAAAAAGGGTGACGGCTATGTTCTTAACGGCGTGAAGTACCTCATTTCCAACGGCGGGATCGCGCACGCGGTCATCGCGTTCGGGTACCCAGAGGGGGAGGTCGGTACGGGGCGCATCTCGGCGTTCGTCGTGGACACGGACGCGAAGGGATTCGAGGCCGAGAGCTTCGCCGTGAACGCGAAAATGGGCATGCCCACGTCCAACACTGCGATGTTCGAGATGCACGACGTCGCGGTTCCGGCCGAAAACCTCCTGGGTACCGAGGGCGACGGGTTCCGGATCGCGCTAGGCACGCTGGTGAGCGGCCGACTCAGCGTGGCGGCGGGCTGTTTGGGCGTGATCGAGGACTGCCTCGCGGAAGCGATCGAATACTCGAAGATGCGCAAACAACACGGGAAAGAGATCGCCCGACATCAGCTCGTTCAAGATCACATCGCGCACATCGAAATGGACCGCGTCGCGAGCGAATCGATGGTGCTCCGCGCGGCCGAAATGAAGGACCGTTCCGCGGCCGAACCGGGCGACAAGGAACTGCTGCGTCAGGCCGATCTGCTCGCAGCTCAAGCGAAGTTCTTCACGACAAACGCCGCGTGGGACGCGGCCGACCGCGCGGTTCAGGTGTTTGGCGGACGCGGGTGGAGCACACTCTACCGACCCGGCCGACACCTCACGGATGTTCGCGTGTGCCGCATCTACGAGGGCACCGACGAAATCCTGAAGCTGAAGATCGCCGCGTCGGTATTGGGGAAGGAGTGGGAAGCGTTTAAGTAA
- a CDS encoding ComEA family DNA-binding protein: MSAASLPPVANASGASAPSRSAQAALGVFLAVLLGLLVIRGYGNRFGARPTEPVAVDLTDLNTASQIELAQVPGVGPKMAEAIVDHRHLHGPYKSVEELRSVRGIGPITFEKVRSHFRTSTLTSAPLAEAPTSPTPATRATTPIAAPRPTSTSAKKIQPGEALINVNTAPQEELQRLPSIGPVIAQAIIAHRTQSPFQTVNDLDKVKGIGPKTLDKLRPFVVVN, translated from the coding sequence ATGAGTGCCGCCTCGTTACCACCGGTTGCGAATGCGTCGGGTGCTTCTGCGCCCTCGCGTAGCGCACAAGCGGCACTCGGCGTGTTCCTCGCTGTTCTGCTCGGCTTGCTCGTCATCCGCGGGTACGGCAACCGCTTCGGGGCGCGCCCAACAGAACCGGTCGCGGTCGACCTCACCGACCTGAACACGGCCAGCCAAATCGAACTGGCTCAAGTGCCGGGTGTCGGGCCGAAAATGGCGGAAGCGATCGTCGACCACCGCCACCTCCACGGACCATACAAGTCCGTAGAGGAACTGAGAAGCGTGCGCGGCATCGGTCCAATTACATTCGAGAAGGTCCGATCACACTTCCGCACCAGCACGCTGACGAGCGCGCCTCTTGCAGAGGCGCCCACTTCACCCACACCTGCGACTCGCGCGACCACACCAATCGCGGCGCCGCGGCCCACATCGACTAGCGCGAAGAAGATTCAACCGGGTGAAGCTCTGATCAATGTGAACACCGCACCACAAGAAGAACTCCAGCGCCTCCCGAGTATCGGCCCTGTGATCGCGCAGGCGATCATCGCGCACCGAACACAGTCGCCGTTCCAGACCGTCAACGACTTGGACAAAGTGAAGGGCATCGGCCCGAAAACGCTCGACAAACTGCGGCCGTTCGTCGTAGTAAATTGA
- a CDS encoding MmcQ/YjbR family DNA-binding protein produces MPDADPLAPTETALRDLAMTYPGATEDFPWGHRAIKVKAKIFLILALNDGKLSVTMKLPDSGRYALTQRYAQPTGYGLGKSGWVTCTFHPTDEPPMDLLEEWIEESYRTIAPKKLVLALNARLGGSEPPLAPPASPPPPPPPIAKKAPAAKKPKAKAAAKLRKKK; encoded by the coding sequence ATGCCCGATGCCGACCCGCTCGCACCGACCGAGACCGCGCTCCGCGACTTGGCGATGACCTATCCCGGAGCCACAGAAGACTTTCCGTGGGGGCACCGGGCGATCAAAGTGAAAGCGAAGATATTCCTGATCCTGGCCCTAAACGATGGGAAACTATCGGTCACAATGAAGCTGCCCGATTCCGGCCGGTACGCACTCACGCAGCGGTACGCCCAGCCGACCGGGTACGGGCTGGGCAAAAGCGGTTGGGTCACCTGCACATTCCACCCGACCGACGAGCCGCCGATGGACCTGCTCGAAGAGTGGATCGAGGAGAGCTACCGCACAATCGCGCCGAAGAAGCTGGTCCTGGCCCTCAACGCTCGACTCGGTGGCTCAGAACCGCCACTGGCGCCGCCCGCGTCACCACCTCCGCCACCGCCACCAATCGCGAAAAAAGCACCAGCCGCCAAGAAACCCAAAGCAAAGGCTGCCGCGAAACTGCGAAAGAAAAAGTAG